In Aureibaculum algae, the following are encoded in one genomic region:
- a CDS encoding TetR/AcrR family transcriptional regulator, whose translation MQQDLKSELTKQLIIDNAFNLFYEKGFKTTSIEKIMKATTLSKGAFYHHYKNKKELGLEVIDLKIQKRVYDGMISPLGESGDAFKIIESTFLNRIKSFPFYDKKHGCPMNNFINEIGDYELAYQNALKSIVENWKNALIALIERGKIENSINKSVSSKAVAVYLISAFEGIRGLRKLYVDDLILDDYIMGLSLYLKQLKP comes from the coding sequence ATGCAACAAGATTTAAAGTCAGAGCTGACTAAACAATTAATAATAGATAATGCTTTTAACCTATTTTACGAAAAGGGGTTTAAAACGACCAGTATTGAAAAAATAATGAAAGCCACAACACTTTCAAAAGGTGCATTTTATCATCATTATAAAAACAAAAAAGAATTAGGACTAGAAGTTATTGACTTGAAAATACAAAAAAGAGTTTATGATGGTATGATTTCCCCTTTAGGCGAATCTGGTGATGCGTTTAAAATAATAGAATCTACTTTTCTAAATAGAATAAAGTCATTTCCTTTTTATGATAAAAAACATGGATGTCCGATGAATAATTTTATTAATGAAATTGGAGATTATGAATTGGCCTATCAAAATGCACTAAAAAGTATTGTTGAAAATTGGAAAAACGCTCTTATAGCATTAATAGAAAGAGGAAAAATAGAAAATTCAATTAACAAGAGTGTTTCTAGTAAAGCAGTTGCTGTTTATTTAATAAGTGCTTTTGAAGGCATTAGAGGGCTGAGAAAACTTTACGTTGACGATTTGATTCTTGACGATTACATCATGGGACTCTCTTTATATTTAAAACAATTAAAACCCTAA
- a CDS encoding haloacid dehalogenase type II, with protein sequence MENNRRNFIKKTALVGLAGAAIPQFGFAKNNLNREIDNNFIIRPKVLFFDVNETLLDLTAMKNSVGKALGNRSDLLPLWFTTMLQYSLVSTVGRQYKDFGVIGAAALQMVASNNNISISETEAKEAILGPIRSLPAHPEVKKALTELKNAGYKLVSFTNSSNKGVETQFKNAGLLDFFDDRLSVEDIGKFKPHADTYDWAARKMGIASNECLLVAAHGWDIAGALWANWRAAFISRPGAQLYPLAPTPEINESDLALITKKLIALK encoded by the coding sequence ATGGAAAATAACAGAAGAAATTTTATCAAAAAAACAGCATTAGTAGGATTAGCTGGTGCTGCCATACCTCAATTTGGTTTTGCCAAAAATAACCTTAACCGTGAAATTGACAATAACTTTATAATTAGACCTAAAGTACTTTTTTTCGATGTAAACGAGACCTTACTTGACTTAACTGCGATGAAAAATAGTGTTGGAAAAGCACTTGGAAATAGAAGTGATTTATTACCCTTATGGTTTACAACCATGTTGCAATACTCATTAGTTTCTACTGTAGGAAGGCAATACAAAGACTTTGGAGTAATTGGGGCTGCAGCTTTGCAGATGGTAGCATCAAACAATAATATATCTATTTCTGAAACAGAAGCTAAAGAAGCTATTTTAGGTCCGATACGATCGTTGCCTGCACATCCTGAAGTAAAAAAAGCACTTACGGAATTAAAAAATGCCGGATATAAATTGGTATCATTTACAAACTCATCAAACAAGGGTGTTGAAACACAATTTAAAAATGCAGGATTACTTGACTTTTTTGACGACAGATTAAGTGTTGAAGATATTGGTAAATTTAAACCGCATGCCGATACTTACGATTGGGCAGCCAGAAAAATGGGTATTGCATCCAATGAATGCTTATTAGTTGCGGCTCATGGTTGGGATATTGCAGGTGCTCTTTGGGCAAATTGGAGAGCAGCCTTTATCAGCAGGCCTGGGGCACAATTATATCCATTAGCTCCAACTCCTGAAATTAACGAGTCGGATTTAGCATTGATAACTAAAAAATTAATTGCACTAAAATAA
- a CDS encoding peroxiredoxin-like family protein, whose product MKQDSIERPLEKELNDRKASFEASASNEKKTKYAAGIKSVAKRHIVSNALQVGDTAINFTLTNASGKNITLFDELKNGPVLLMWYRGGWCPYCNMALHYMQESLSEFKKYGANLLALTPEVPDHSITTKEKNELQFEVLSDIDNEVARQYKVVYKLTDDVAEIYENSFELSKYNGNDKAELPLAATYIIGQDKVIKYAFLDADYRNRAEPNDLITFLKQN is encoded by the coding sequence ATGAAACAAGATAGTATAGAAAGACCTTTAGAAAAAGAATTAAACGATCGAAAAGCGAGTTTTGAAGCATCTGCTTCCAATGAGAAAAAAACAAAATACGCGGCAGGAATAAAATCTGTAGCAAAGAGACATATTGTAAGCAACGCTTTGCAAGTTGGAGATACTGCTATTAACTTTACCCTTACAAATGCATCTGGTAAAAACATAACTTTATTTGATGAACTTAAAAATGGCCCCGTCTTATTAATGTGGTATCGTGGTGGATGGTGTCCCTATTGTAACATGGCACTACATTACATGCAAGAATCTCTTTCAGAATTTAAGAAATATGGTGCTAATTTATTGGCATTAACTCCTGAGGTTCCAGACCATTCAATTACCACGAAAGAAAAAAACGAATTACAATTTGAAGTTTTAAGCGATATTGATAATGAGGTTGCTCGTCAATATAAGGTAGTTTATAAATTAACTGATGACGTTGCAGAAATTTATGAAAATAGTTTTGAATTGAGTAAATATAATGGCAATGACAAGGCTGAACTACCACTCGCTGCTACTTATATTATTGGGCAAGATAAAGTTATTAAATATGCGTTTTTAGATGCTGACTATAGAAACAGAGCTGAGCCGAATGATTTAATCACATTCTTAAAACAAAATTAA
- a CDS encoding SDR family oxidoreductase, with protein sequence MKLEKKVIIVTGSSKGIGKEIALLLAKNGAKVVVNHSNSEAEAQTTVESILKKGGNAISIKADVSQKDEVIHLFDKTIETYGKVDVLINNAGIMFSKKLKDNTQEDFSRLFDVNVRGVFNTLQEADSKLANHGKIINLSSSTVKLMFPTYALYSASKAAVEQMTRVFSKEIGRGISVNALAPGPTETNLFLEGKTPEFIEKLSAMNAFNRLAQPIDIANVVLFLASDESKWISGQVIGANGAMV encoded by the coding sequence ATGAAATTAGAGAAAAAAGTAATTATTGTAACGGGTTCTTCTAAGGGTATAGGTAAAGAAATTGCCTTACTTTTAGCTAAAAATGGAGCAAAAGTAGTTGTAAATCATTCGAATAGTGAAGCTGAAGCACAAACAACAGTAGAAAGCATTTTAAAAAAGGGAGGCAATGCTATTTCTATAAAAGCAGATGTCAGCCAAAAAGATGAAGTTATTCATTTATTTGATAAAACCATTGAAACATATGGCAAAGTTGATGTCCTTATAAATAATGCTGGTATCATGTTTTCTAAAAAATTAAAAGACAATACCCAAGAAGATTTTAGTAGACTATTTGATGTAAATGTAAGAGGGGTTTTTAACACCTTGCAAGAAGCAGATAGCAAACTGGCAAATCATGGAAAAATTATCAATTTATCGTCAAGTACTGTGAAATTAATGTTTCCTACCTATGCTCTTTACTCAGCTTCTAAGGCTGCCGTTGAGCAAATGACACGTGTGTTTTCAAAAGAAATAGGTAGAGGTATTTCTGTAAATGCCCTTGCCCCAGGCCCAACAGAAACCAACTTGTTTTTAGAAGGAAAAACGCCCGAATTTATTGAAAAACTAAGTGCAATGAATGCATTTAATAGATTAGCACAACCAATTGATATTGCCAACGTTGTTTTGTTTTTAGCAAGTGATGAATCCAAATGGATATCAGGTCAAGTAATAGGAGCCAATGGAGCAATGGTTTAA
- a CDS encoding DUF3575 domain-containing protein, whose amino-acid sequence MKKLLIISLFSLTLISFAQEDSDSIRRNELKVNVFNLIGLKVIDFSYEHLLDEQSSVGVSFFFNLKDNELSDFEDVFELYYNEKLAVTPYYRYNFLNRYTRAFFIEGFGMYNVQENFNNSGYENEYDPVVEDYEATSNNFAIGVSVGGKFVSGKGFVFEIYGGFGRNLYTSNDNIATDFVRRVGASIGFRF is encoded by the coding sequence ATGAAGAAATTATTAATAATCTCACTTTTTTCATTGACATTAATTTCTTTTGCTCAAGAGGATAGTGATTCTATCAGGCGAAATGAATTAAAAGTTAATGTTTTTAATCTCATTGGGTTAAAGGTGATCGATTTTTCCTATGAACACTTGTTAGATGAACAATCTTCAGTTGGAGTATCTTTTTTCTTCAATTTAAAAGATAATGAATTGTCTGATTTTGAAGATGTATTTGAATTGTATTACAACGAAAAATTAGCCGTTACACCCTATTATCGCTACAATTTTTTAAATAGATATACCAGGGCCTTTTTTATTGAGGGCTTTGGAATGTATAATGTTCAAGAAAACTTTAATAATTCAGGTTATGAAAATGAATATGACCCTGTTGTTGAAGATTACGAAGCTACTTCGAATAATTTTGCAATAGGTGTTTCGGTTGGTGGAAAGTTTGTCAGTGGCAAAGGCTTTGTATTTGAAATCTATGGAGGATTTGGAAGGAATCTTTATACTTCAAATGATAATATAGCTACAGATTTTGTCCGTAGAGTTGGAGCTTCTATTGGTTTTAGATTTTAA